In Salarias fasciatus unplaced genomic scaffold, fSalaFa1.1, whole genome shotgun sequence, one DNA window encodes the following:
- the LOC115384867 gene encoding isocitrate dehydrogenase [NAD] subunit alpha, mitochondrial-like gives MFRQVPPCPLRVSCFLPCLIASRPVPPCPAASLRVPQPGLCPPRRMSDGLFLRKCREVAEDFKDIKFTEMYLDTVCLNMVQDPSQFDVLVMPNLYGDILSDLCAGLIGGLGVTPSGNIGANGVAIFESVHGTAPDIAGQDLANPTALLLSAVMMLRHMGLQETAGRIQTACFHTIRDRQVLTKDLGGNAKCSEFTAEICRRIQDLD, from the exons ATGTTCCGCCAAGTTCCACCGTGTCCCCTCCGTGTCTCGTGCTTCCTGCCGTGTCTCATCGCGTCCCGCCCAGTTCCACCCTGTCCCGCCGCGTCCCTCCGTGTCCCACAGCCTGGTCTCTGTCCCCCCAGGAGGATGTCGGACGGCCTGTTCCTCAGGAAGTGCCGGGAGGTGGCTGAGGACTTCAAAGACATCAAGTTCACAGAGATGTACCTGGACACCGTCTGCCTCAAC atgGTCCAGGACCCCTCGCAGTTCGACGTGCTCGTCATGCCAAACCTGTACGGAGACATCCTCAG CGACCTGTGCGCCGGGCTGATCGGAGGACTGGGAGTTACGCCCAGCGGCAACATCGGCGCCAACGGAGTGGCCATCTTTGAGTCG gtgcACGGCACGGCCCCGGACATCGCGGGTCAGGACCTGGCCAATCCCACGGCTCTGCTGCTGAGCGCCGTCATGATGCTGCGGCACATGGGTCTGCAGGAGACGGCCGGCCGCATCCAGACGGCCTGCTTCCACACCATCCGGGAccgccag GTGCTGACGAAGGATCTGGGAGGAAACGCTAAATGTTCCGAGTTCACAGCGGAGATCTGTCGTCGTATTCAGGATCTGGACTGA